A part of Carcharodon carcharias isolate sCarCar2 chromosome 6, sCarCar2.pri, whole genome shotgun sequence genomic DNA contains:
- the lratd2a gene encoding protein LRATD2a gives MGNQMERLTHLNYAEVPTADPAGAEREEPGPRIGVSYIFSVDDDELEEAAAAVVAGEPGGTVGGGGGGGGGGGGGGRPAEAGGAYDPLNEVECSVYYRDECIYEKRRGKGGQRGDELGTQPPETLLNRCKPGDLVEFVAKSQYPHWAVYVGDFQVVHLHKAEIRNDFLTDASQGRRGRLVNQLYKFKPLPPDRVVQSALQQVGLKEGQLSWRSSECFAAWCRCGRREFKIGGELRIGKQPYRLKIHLPDRRSHTLEFQSLEDLVMEKRRNDQIGRVAVIQELTAHLQVEDQQRTEHNTH, from the coding sequence atgGGGAACCAGATGGAGAGACTGACACATCTGAACTACGCGGAGGTCCCCACGGCTGATCCGGCCGGCGCCGAGCGGGAAGAGCCGGGACCCCGCATCGGGGTCTCCTACATCTTCTCGGTGGACGACGACGAGCTGGAGGAGGCGGCGGCGGCGGTGGTGGCCGGTGAGCCGGGCGGcacggttgggggtgggggtgggggtggtggtggtggtggcggggggggccgGCCGGCCGAGGCCGGGGGCGCGTACGACCCGCTGAACGAGGTGGAGTGCTCGGTCTACTACAGGGACGAGTGCATCTACGAGAAGAGACGGGGCAAGGGCGGCCAGCGGGGCGACGAGCTCGGCACCCAGCCCCCCGAAACCCTGCTGAACAGGTGCAAGCCGGGGGACCTGGTGGAGTTCGTGGCCAAGAGTCAGTACCCGCACTGGGCGGTCTACgtgggggacttccaggtggtgcatCTGCACAAGGCGGAGATCAGGAACGACTTCCTGACCGACGCCAGCCAGGGCCGGAGGGGCCGGCTGGTCAACCAGCTGTACAAGTTCAAGCCCCTGCCCCCGGACCGGGTGGTGCAGAGCGCCCTGCAGCAGGTGGGGCTGAAGGAAGGCCAGCTGAGCTGGAGGAGCTCCGAGTGCTTCGCCGCCTGGTGCCGGTGCGGCCGCAGGGAGTTCAAGATCGGCGGCGAGCTCCGCATCGGCAAGCAGCCGTACCGGCTGAAAATCCACCTGCCCGACCGGAGGAGCCACACGCTGGAGTTCCAGAGCCTGGAGGACCTCGTCATGGAGAAGCGCCGCAACGACCAGATCGGCAGAGTGGCGGTGATCCAGGAGTTAACAGCACATCTGCAGGTGGAGGACCAGCAGAGGACTGAGCATAACACGCACTGA